Proteins from one Thermodesulfovibrionales bacterium genomic window:
- a CDS encoding peptidylprolyl isomerase, with protein sequence MVLKIFATAVILSLFLVSASLAGDEDPVLGKAGGYTITKSDLDRLISYYPPDKQKHLRENPQQKITLVKRMLEVKMIADIARKEGFDKRPDVKEQLEFMVDDYLTREYLAKVVTKDVTVTDEDITQYYAVNKDKFPSPEQVRARHILIKVPSHATNEEKEKARQLATDILERINKGEDFAKLAEEFSQDSVSKAKGGDLGYFPKGKMLKAFEDVAFSLNPGQVSGIVQTKFGYHIIKVEDHKKAGTKHLDEVRDSIRTQLTNDAAKSKGDEFMTAAKKDSGLEVYPDRIMGQVSPK encoded by the coding sequence ATGGTTCTCAAAATCTTTGCAACTGCCGTCATTCTTTCACTGTTCCTTGTTTCTGCGTCGCTCGCCGGAGATGAGGACCCGGTTCTCGGGAAGGCCGGGGGTTATACCATCACGAAGTCAGACCTTGATAGGCTGATCAGCTATTATCCGCCCGACAAACAGAAACATCTCCGGGAGAATCCCCAGCAGAAGATAACCTTGGTCAAGCGGATGCTCGAAGTGAAGATGATCGCCGACATAGCGAGGAAGGAAGGCTTCGACAAAAGGCCGGATGTGAAGGAACAGTTAGAATTCATGGTTGATGATTACCTTACACGGGAATATCTGGCAAAGGTTGTTACGAAGGATGTAACGGTGACCGACGAAGATATAACCCAGTACTATGCTGTCAACAAGGATAAGTTTCCCTCCCCCGAGCAGGTGAGGGCAAGGCATATCCTCATAAAAGTCCCATCGCATGCAACGAACGAAGAGAAGGAGAAGGCAAGGCAGCTGGCAACGGACATCCTCGAAAGGATAAACAAGGGTGAAGACTTTGCGAAACTTGCAGAAGAATTCTCTCAGGATTCCGTTTCCAAAGCAAAAGGGGGTGACCTCGGTTATTTCCCGAAGGGCAAAATGCTGAAGGCCTTTGAGGATGTCGCCTTCTCTTTGAACCCGGGTCAGGTGAGCGGCATCGTCCAGACAAAGTTCGGCTATCACATCATAAAGGTCGAGGATCATAAAAAAGCAGGGACCAAGCATCTTGATGAAGTGAGAGACTCTATTAGGACACAATTGACCAATGATGCCGCAAAGTCAAAAGGCGACGAATTCATGACCGCTGCCAAGAAAGACTCTGGTCTCGAAGTCTATCCGGACAGGATAATGGGGCAGGTGTCCCCCAAATAA
- the gspM gene encoding type II secretion system protein GspM, which yields MGKNRALRFGIPLIILLVVLLGYQYGYVRVRTEMASLKESRAVKVKTLEKFMALIAEKPEMEKKLAALKEARKADDSKLIEGQTPSIAAAALQDTVKGILTGRGGTISSERVSKPEELGKFKIINISIDAVVPDARALSDILYSIETRTPYLVVKELDARIRNFKEPKDLTIKLDVSALTGGK from the coding sequence ATGGGAAAAAATAGGGCCTTGCGATTCGGCATTCCCCTCATCATCCTGCTTGTCGTACTGCTCGGATACCAGTACGGATATGTAAGAGTGAGGACCGAGATGGCGTCGCTGAAAGAGAGTCGCGCCGTAAAAGTAAAAACCCTCGAAAAGTTTATGGCGCTCATCGCCGAGAAACCCGAGATGGAGAAGAAACTCGCCGCGCTGAAAGAGGCCAGGAAGGCCGATGATTCAAAGCTCATAGAAGGGCAGACGCCTTCGATAGCGGCGGCAGCCCTCCAGGATACGGTTAAGGGCATACTGACCGGCCGGGGAGGAACGATATCGAGCGAGCGGGTGAGCAAGCCCGAGGAACTCGGAAAGTTCAAGATCATCAATATCAGCATCGACGCTGTCGTGCCCGATGCTCGGGCTCTGAGCGACATCCTCTATTCGATAGAAACCCGCACCCCGTACCTCGTCGTGAAGGAACTCGATGCGAGAATCAGAAATTTCAAAGAACCGAAGGATCTCACGATAAAGCTCGACGTATCGGCGTTAACAGGCGGGAAATAG
- a CDS encoding GNAT family N-acetyltransferase, with product MGGLPEVRLYRPGDEVGITRLFQDVFGREMALSEWRWKYAGRGNGKIYCAVAVDETDGIVAHYGGMPHRMIYQGKEVYGLAIGDVMVHARHRGFKLFREVASLVPEEAVKDGIILGYGFPNERALRLPEKLGLYEKIEDVLEANKEVTFWNNPVRYVYKLFPVHYDDGRLDALWEEVKENHVLSVIRDRDYLRWRYQRHPRHAYELWGLRRRWTGRLCGLAVLRRDDERVLIIDFVCPLPLMDALFQKIENVAYAAGKRRLTLWHPEYLKQKMTQIGFSVGFAGTSIPRTTHEKTLRKDEMAGRFFYTMGDTDFL from the coding sequence ATGGGCGGCTTGCCGGAAGTGCGGCTGTATCGGCCCGGAGACGAAGTGGGGATCACGAGACTATTCCAGGACGTCTTCGGCAGGGAGATGGCCCTGAGTGAATGGCGCTGGAAATACGCCGGGAGGGGAAACGGGAAGATCTATTGCGCTGTTGCTGTCGACGAAACCGATGGCATCGTGGCCCACTACGGCGGGATGCCGCACCGCATGATCTATCAAGGGAAGGAGGTTTACGGCCTCGCCATCGGTGATGTTATGGTCCACGCAAGACACCGGGGGTTCAAGCTCTTCAGGGAAGTGGCTTCTCTTGTTCCGGAAGAGGCGGTTAAGGACGGGATCATCCTCGGTTACGGTTTCCCGAACGAAAGGGCCCTGCGTCTCCCCGAGAAATTGGGCCTCTATGAAAAGATCGAAGACGTTCTTGAAGCGAACAAGGAGGTGACGTTCTGGAACAATCCGGTCCGGTATGTCTACAAATTGTTCCCGGTGCATTATGATGACGGAAGATTAGATGCCCTTTGGGAAGAGGTAAAGGAGAATCATGTCCTGTCTGTCATCAGAGACAGGGATTACCTCAGATGGAGGTATCAGCGGCATCCTCGTCATGCCTACGAACTTTGGGGCCTCAGGAGAAGATGGACCGGAAGGTTATGTGGTTTAGCAGTCCTACGGCGAGACGACGAGCGGGTTCTCATCATTGACTTTGTCTGCCCGCTGCCTTTGATGGATGCCCTCTTCCAGAAGATAGAAAACGTCGCATATGCTGCCGGGAAGAGGAGACTGACCCTCTGGCATCCCGAATACCTTAAGCAGAAAATGACCCAGATCGGTTTCTCCGTCGGGTTTGCGGGAACTTCAATCCCGCGCACGACTCATGAAAAGACCCTCAGGAAAGATGAGATGGCCGGTAGATTCTTCTACACCATGGGTGATACGGATTTCCTCTGA
- a CDS encoding PilN domain-containing protein, whose product GYPGPEDFASAVALAISDFRSGRAEITLSIPKAWAIITTAELPSVVRENLSEVVAYELDRLTPLSAEEAYYDFRIVKESDGKLTVLLAAARADILNPYLDALGEKGLAVKRITVNLSATGTLCSYMDAGDNWVFVELREDGYDGALFLDRTLAKTFTNGFTISDERAKADMLFSEIESVREAAKTEGGEFPLVLLLRDQSPVLGEIFKTHSPFPLKVLNETDIGLRLPGPQKELSHAAAGGMLESLWPKSKGLNLLDRGRHETVRQPVGVTVVLVLAIVALWALFLITPYQIELKRIGDIDRQIALKRSEVKKVEALKKDIDTLNGEIATIDHFKESKPMTLNLLKELTTILPKTTWLTRVRVTDTTVEIEGYASSATEMLPKLEASKNFRKAEFASPTFRDARMNADRFVIKMEIAGVKKPEEGVKKPEGEAAKHGKK is encoded by the coding sequence GATAATCACGACCGCGGAGCTTCCGTCTGTGGTCAGAGAGAACCTTTCGGAGGTTGTTGCCTACGAATTGGACCGACTGACGCCGCTGAGTGCCGAAGAGGCCTACTATGACTTCAGGATAGTGAAGGAGAGCGACGGTAAGCTTACCGTGTTGCTTGCAGCCGCAAGGGCCGACATCCTCAATCCTTACCTCGATGCGCTCGGGGAGAAAGGGTTGGCGGTGAAGAGGATAACGGTTAACCTTTCGGCGACGGGAACGCTTTGCAGCTATATGGATGCCGGAGATAATTGGGTTTTTGTTGAGCTCCGCGAAGACGGATACGACGGCGCGTTATTTCTTGACCGTACCTTAGCGAAGACATTTACGAACGGGTTCACGATATCAGATGAGAGGGCCAAGGCAGACATGCTCTTTAGCGAGATCGAGTCCGTCAGGGAGGCAGCAAAGACGGAGGGCGGAGAATTCCCCCTTGTCCTTCTTCTGAGGGATCAGAGTCCGGTCTTAGGGGAGATATTTAAGACGCACTCCCCCTTTCCGCTCAAGGTACTCAATGAAACCGATATAGGACTGAGGCTTCCTGGTCCGCAGAAAGAGCTCTCTCATGCCGCTGCAGGCGGAATGCTGGAGTCCCTGTGGCCGAAATCTAAGGGGCTCAACCTGCTCGATAGGGGTCGGCACGAGACGGTAAGACAGCCTGTAGGCGTCACGGTGGTCCTCGTTCTCGCCATTGTAGCGTTATGGGCGCTTTTTCTGATCACACCGTATCAGATCGAGCTCAAGAGGATCGGCGACATTGACCGTCAGATAGCCCTGAAACGGTCCGAGGTGAAGAAAGTCGAGGCGTTAAAAAAGGATATCGATACGCTGAACGGCGAAATAGCAACGATAGACCACTTCAAGGAAAGCAAGCCGATGACACTGAACCTCCTCAAGGAACTCACCACGATCCTCCCCAAGACCACATGGCTGACGAGGGTGAGGGTCACCGACACAACCGTAGAAATCGAAGGATACGCAAGCTCGGCTACGGAGATGTTGCCGAAACTCGAGGCGTCGAAGAACTTCAGAAAGGCTGAATTCGCGTCTCCGACATTCCGTGATGCGAGGATGAATGCGGACAGGTTTGTGATCAAAATGGAGATCGCGGGCGTTAAGAAACCGGAAGAAGGCGTCAAGAAGCCGGAGGGAGAAGCGGCAAAGCATGGGAAAAAATAG